cggatgtttgtttgttgaagttttgtttgtttttctataatGTCTTATagtatctatatctatcaatcgatatatatatatatatatatatatataatgatcaaTCTAACGTTTCCCCTTTTTGCAGCTTTTTACTGAGGGATGCGGccacaggaagaagaggagacaaTGAAGACAGAACCTCCACCAGTGTCCAAAGAACTGGCCGATAAAACCACCACGTTTATGTCAGAAACGTCACTGCATGGGGTGAAGAACGTCAGCCAAACCGAACGTCACAGAATATCAAGGTACCGTTtcttttttggccaatgaagaaggcgtgtgaagtacacacacacacaaataataaattaaaaaaaaattaaaataagattaaaaaagaacaaaatgaaatcaGTCGCTGGTTCTCCTAACCTGCATACGACCGAGGCCACAAAAAGGTACCTTTTCTTCGGCTTTGTTAGGGATTCATTCCCATTAAGAGGTCCACAATGTtctttgttgttatgtttttcATAATTGTAAGATTACAGTCTTAAGGTCACGGCCATGAGAGTTTATCAAAGCAATGAAAGTATTGCCTGCTTTTACTTTTGTCCTCATCTCAGTAATATCGGCCCCTTGTCTTTCCACCCcccttcatttctttgtttttccccttgTGTGTAACATTCCctgcgagtgtgcgtgcatgcgcccgcgtgcattcatgtgtgtgtgtgtgtgtgtgtgtgtgtgtgtgtgttttgtgtgtgagtgtgtacatgtgtgttgtgtgtgcagagtgtCGTGGCTTCTGGCGGTGTTGGGCATGACCTGCTGGTTGATGTACGCGCTGACCCATCAGTTCATGCGCTACTCTGACTACCCTCACACCACCTCGTTCCAGCTGACGGAGAGCAAGTTCTCCCCGCTCCCCGCCGTCTCCGTCTGCCTCAAGGACCCGCTGGACAGCCAACGTCTCCAGCAGGCTCTGCCCGAGCCTCACCTCGTGATCCAGTTCCTTAAAGATCGCACCAACCTCAACTGGAGCGACCCGCACGTGCAGCAAGCGATGAGCAACGTGACTCTGCAGCAAGTGATGGACGTCGCTAGCTTCTCAGCCCGCGAGGTCGTCGTCAGCGCTTCCACTTTGCTGACCTCGTTCAACATCAACGAGGACATCGTCACAGTGGACGTGTTGAACGATTTTCCTCAGCGCTGCTACACGTTTAAGGGAACCAAGGGgtaattcagttcagtttagttactcaaggaggcgccactgcgctcggacaaatccatatacgctacaccacatctgctacacgATCAAAGGAACCAAAAAATTCAGTTCggtttagttactcaaggaggcgtcattgcgctcggacaaatccatatacgctacaccacatctgctacacgTTCAAAGGAACCAAGGGgtaattcagttcagtttagttactcaaggaggcgtcattgcgctcggacaaatccatatacgctacaccacatctgctacacgTTCAAAGGAACCAAGGGgtaattcagttcagtttagttactcaaggaggcgtcactgcgctcggacaaatccatatacgctacaccacatctgctacacgTTCAAAGGAACCAAGGGgtaattcagttcagtttagttactcaaggaggcgtcactgcgctcggacaaatccatatacgctacactacatctgctacaCGTTCAAGGGAACCAAAGGAGggcaattcagttcagtttagttactcaaggaggcgtcattgcgctcggacaaatccatatacgctgcaccacatctgctaagcagatgcctgaccagcagcgtaacccattgcGCTTAAGGGTACGTTTTATAAGAACGATGAGAAGTAAGAGAAGGATGCGAttggcttggatttttttaaccATCCGTTTGAATATCAGGTgcgtgtattttttgttgttgttgtaatcacaGTCGGCTTTATCCCTTCATTCCGTGGAATGCTgtaggaaggaagaggaggggtagggggcatCTTTCAGTTTTTGATAGTAACCCCACTACTTTCTGCAAATTGTAAGCAAGACGTTTTCCGCTTACTATCATTTTCCGGTTGTtgcagatttttcttcttctttattcagtTCTTGTCACAACTTCACAGGAAAACTCGTACacaaaaattttgccaggaaaggaagttttctatcaacttttttttgttttgttcatttccgtttttgttagtttttttttgtgtgtgtgataatttttttaaaaatataaatatcATGCCATTATAAGATCacagtgttgctgttgtcattttcatttttgaTGCGTTTTATCTTGTTCACATTCATGTAGCTCAGCTTCttaattttcatttcttcttttcagcAAGCCGTTCATCGAACACAGTCTGGGACGTTTGGTGAAAGACTCCTTTACTCTTTATCTCCGGGTGCCTCAAGCCACTATCATCCCGTTTGACGAAGTTGGGGGCGTTGTTGTAAGTAGCTCGGAACACCCACTGGACGCAGTCACCATCGAGTCATTGAGATGTCCACACAATCCTTTCATACACAATCGGGACGTCGTCAAACCTTCTGTAccaccagatacacacacacacacagagccactcaCCCActccgccaaacacacacacacacacacacacacacacacacacacacacacacacacacacacatgaaaaccgaTTAAAAAGTAAAAATCCACCGAAACGAAACAATGACAACTGACAGACGCCCAACCATGCTTTACACTGAAAGGACGGTGCTGGTCGGAAACCAGACGGCTGTAGTTCACAAACTGCAACCAAACCATTGACAGCCTTCGTTTACTGTTTGCTTGTAATTTGTTTTGTACCAcatatttcatcattattattttctctgGCAGAGGTAATAAACTGATTACGACTCTGATTCTGATTACATTTAATGAAGATTATGTTTGCTCTTATTTCCTTGCACGTCTGCTGAAGTATGTCATAACAGAAACCGATTGTGTGTCGCCCAGGTTTCCATTCACAACCAGGGAGAGTTATTCCCGGGTACCGACCGAACTGATGCAGCTTTTGGGACCTCTGTCAGCGTGAAGTTTTCTGCAACGAAGGTGAGGCCACGTCTTCACGATCGTTGTATGCGCAGTACAGACTTTGAAATCGATATTTATGTATAATTGTCAAGGTAGTACGATGAGTTGTTATACTGTTAGTGCTTTGTTTGTTGAGGATTGTCACCCGTCGCTTGGTTCGTACGATGAATGAAGCGAAGCCTCTCCTGTCTCTGAAGACActtcgtgttgttttgttttgtatctgattAAAGGAAGAAAATTTACCTTCATGTCATGAACGAATACACATTCACGTACTTCTCAAGGCTGCTGATTTTTGGTGTGATTTTGTTATCTCTTTTGATGGTCACAACTAATTATAGAATCCCTCTTTTCTGCGGTACCATTTCTGTTTCATCCGATCCAAGAGCGAGGACTCGAGGCAGCGGGTTTATGTCAATATTATATTTGGAAACGAAAGAGTAGTTCCAGTTTTACAATGAGATGTAAATAAAAGTTGCTGTCCGTGTTATACAACGTCCCTGATTCTTAACGGTAacggagaaaggtgtgtgtgtgtgtggggggggggatgatagatATGGGGGAATGAAATTTGTGATGGAAAGGAACGTTTGATTCCTTTGACGACAGCAAAAGAAGAGTCATCTCGATTCTTTCACAGAGCGAACCATTTGTTTTAACTAATTTGACTTTGACTGGTTTTGTCCACTGTGGACTCTTCATTATATCTCAGCAATGGCAGCGAATCACAGTGTTGATATTGTGACACCATTGATAATTCAGTGGTGTTCTCAACTCAACAGGAGAAAAATCACAATCCATTGTATTGGCTCTTGTAGCTGCTAGCCAAGGCTGATgttgaaattaaaaagaaaagaaggcaaatagatatatagatatatatccaaAAAGGAAATGTAATTGCGACCAAATTGCTGTTTTTACCTTATGTCTGTGATCCGAAAATATGCAAGGGAGGTCGAAATGTTTGAAGAGCAGGAGTGGTCAGCTCAGCTGTGTCATGAACCAAGACCTATCAGACAAACGTGCCCTGATAATGGACTGTGTTAGTGCATACAGCCTTTAGCACTGGTTGACTAAGTCATCTTCTGAACAACAGTTAGAGGGGGAAAGTGCAGGTAGAGTACTGTTTAGTCATTGAAATACTTTGCAAAGATGCTTTTTGGGGTACGGGGTAATCGTGGACGATGTCAAAGTTTAGCATCGACAAGAGTAAAACAAGTCGTGACAGCTGATTCTGAAACTTTCACATATCGGTCATGAACGTAAAAGGTTTACAAAGATGAGGATCCGTTCACAGCCGTTCTTTGGGAATGTGGTTGTTGCGAGCAGTAAGTTCTTCACAGCAAAACCCACCAACCACGTCATCGTTTGATTTATATCGCAGTTcgacttcctcccttccccttacAACTCGATGGAGGGACAAAACTGTCTGGATCTGAACACGGACTCCCAACCCCCCTTCACACCCTACTCTTTCGCCAGCTGTGTGTGGAAAAGAATGAACGATCCGACGACATCAGCATGTGGCTGCCGGACGCTTGGAGACGATGGTAGGTAATCAGCATGATTCTTGGCTATTGTATTTGTGGGTATGGCTCTTGTTTTTGTGGGTATGATTCTTCTGTCTTGTAGGTGTTGGTATGGTTGTTATTCCATCTTGTACATTGATATGATTTTgtctgtattgtttgtgtgtggatataGCTCTTTTCTCCTGTACATGTGGAtatgataattgtgtgtgtgtgtgtgtgtgtgtgtgtgtgtgtgagagagagagagagagagagagatttttgaacgtgtggATATGATTCTCCGGTTTTGTATGCGTGGATGTGAttctcaacaatcaacaaggacagttctttcggaccacagtcggagtcaggcaaggatgcctcttatccccaatacttttcaacatctttctggagagaattatgcaggaggcccttgaagaccaccacacctccatcaccattggcggtaggccagtctgcaatctgcgattcgcagacgacatcgacctcatggggggcactaacaccgagctccaggacctaacaaacagactcactacaagagcaaatgcttacggcatggaggtcagcacagagaagtcaaaggtcatggtcaacagcacaactaacatcagtgccaacataaccatgaatggtgagcccttagaagaagtgaccagcttcaagtacctgggagcaaccctgtccaaagacggcacctgcacagcagaaatccgaaataggattaattctgcaacggcagcgatggccagactgaacagggtatggaagagtaacatcagattccacacaaaattcctgctctacaagtcactggtggtctccatcctcttatatggatgtgagacatggacactgatggcagaaacagaaagaagaatccaagcattcgaaaccaagtgcttgaggagactactacacatctcctacaaggagcacaagaccaatgactatgtgcggaacctggtcagtaaccttgttgggccccaagaaccactgctggcgactgtcaaacgacggaagatggcatggtttggtcacgtcatacgacataacaccctctccaaaaccatcctgcaagggactgtagagggagggcgcagacgggggcggcagaaaaaaagctggtttgacaacgtcaaggaatggaccaaaatgacgatgccagatctcctcacgacagctgccaacagaacggcatggcgagctatgacatcttcctcatgtccccccaacgaccccagcggtcaagggaatgagtgagtgagtgagtgattcttttgtgttttatgtgtggGTATTATTCTTCTCTCTTGTGCGTGTAGATATGAttcttatgtgtgtatgtgtgtgattcttCTGTCTTGTGTGTATGGACACTATTcttctgtcttttgtgtgtgtgtgtcgatatgATTATTCTGTATTGTTGCGTGGATATGATTCTTCTgacttgtgtatgtatatatacacgatTCTTCTATCTTGTGTGCGTGGATATGTTTCTTCTGTATTGTACGTGTGGATGcgattctttttttatgtgtgagtacctgaggaaggtagcagaatacAGTATCCttgagggtgtaggttcgaatctcggtctctCCCTTTCTACTTCTAAGTTTGGAaaagcactttgcgcactgaaaaagaacctatgtcAACACaagtgttatctgtgtgtgtgtgtgtgtgtgtgtgtgtgtgtgtgtgtgcgtgcgaactcaaggactgactaagcgcattgggttatgctcactagcagatgtggtgtagcgaaaatggatttgttcgaacgcctccttgagaaactgaaactgaagctgtgggTATGGTTCTTCTGTCTTGTATATCTGGGCATGATTATTATGTTATGTTGTGCGTGTAGGTTCTATATTTTATCTGTATATATGATTcttcagtcttctgtgtgtgGACTCGTGTCTTCTAAATTGTACGTATGGAAATGATTCCTCAGTACTATGTGTGCAGATATGATTCTCATGTTTTTTGTggtaggtgttgtgtgtgtacgtgtggtccAGAAGTTTGCAaaaataacgaacacacacacacacacacacacacacacacacacacacacacacacacacacacacacacacacacacacacacacgcacacactcacgcacataaagacacactcacgcgcacacacacactcatacgcacgcactcgcacacacacatacacaaagacaccacGCGTGCAGTCGATTCAGAAGCGCTTGTAGAACAGAAGACAAAACACCATTAGCATTGTAATATATTATTGACAACATTTTCACAGCTTCCCACAATCTATTCGGATCAAACAGGAATAAAAAACTTTAAagcaatgtcttttttttcttgtctttttttgccACATCACTGATATAGACACGGCGTTTTTGTTATGCTTGTTGTATTAAGTAATGGTGCCGAAAAactacgatttttttttcatttcgtcgatttttgttttcagaaaacGTGGATCTTCCTAACTGCACCCTACTACAGATGCACGAGTGCTTCCTGCCAGCACTAAGTCAGTACCATATGATTCTATCtcttcatctgtttgtctgtctacccctGCCAGAACTCTTAGCTTCTGGATGAGTCAGTTTTAAATGGAAGCTTTGATTCATATataaaaaacgagaaaaaaacccccaaaacacgaaccccccaaaacaacaacaacaacaacaacaaaacacaaaaaaacccaaacaaacgcaAGGTTAGTGTTAtacagattcttcttctttttcttcttcttcttcttatcatcatcatcatcatcatcatcattattttgaaaTATCTTCATGCTCGAATGATGTGCAGTATGATCCACTGTCGTGGAGACATATCGCAAATGCTTTGAAGGTTTTGCTTTTGCTGCACACAGGCTTGGCGGCTGTTGCGGAACTGGCAAGCAGCCCTTGTCTCAGTGAGTGTCAGATGACGCGACTGGAGACTAAAGTCAGTTCTGTCCCCTTCACCGCCGAGCGAATGGCCCAGCTGCCGATGGACATTAACCTGACCTCTGTGTAAGTTTCGCGGTTTTGCTTTTCTTCGTTTCCTATACTTccctttatatttttttgttcttaaTGAATGTGATTTGATACGATCAAACATTGATGACAAATCCTCACATATCACTCGTCACTATAGGTCTTAGAATCTGAATCAGAAAACGAGATGTTAGACGATTGTGGTTCTTTGAAAAATGTTTTTGATTACATGAATATTGTGCTAGAAAGATGTTTGACATCGCCTTTTATAACTTGTTTGATCATAATTCAAATTTTGAGCTGTATGTgtttagttttatttgttctgtgtagcatattccaGATCAAAGAGAATTAACTGTCTAGTCGTTAATACATGTCTGTATTTGAGCATCATTGTTGCTGCGGACTTGTCAAGTGAAGGATATATGAACGGACCTGGAgcttcctttaaaaaaatatacatagatctggatttatttctttgttccttctatTCACTTGTATGCAAGCTGGTGGGAAACATTAAGCCGATACTAATCAATAAatttgggatttttgttgttgttgacaattttgttgttgttgttacagttacAGTAAACCAGGGTATGATTGGTCAGACTTTATTGTCAAGGTAACAATAAAATGACTTCTGATTGGATTTCTTCCAGTGTCAAAATTATAGCTGTCCGAAATTTCATTAGTGGTGTCTATTTAAATCTGGATCCAAGGTTCGCTTCATTTCATAAACTTGTCCTTTGAAGATCCCTCGTGTGATCTAAACAAACACATCCTTGGATTCTGTTACCTGATCCAAGCgaccactttataaaaaaaaaacctcgaaAACTTATGTTTTCTGATTGTGTAGAACGGAAAGAATATTAATAACATTAGTAGAAAGACAGCAATAACAAGGATAAGAGATGGTGCCTTAAACATTACTTGTGGTATTCCTAGAAATGTATATGCGCTAAAAATTTAGTGGACCAGAAGAATCAGAATTCCAAACACAAATTGGAAAGTATAGCAATGGAAACATAtccaattcttaaaaaaaattcgTGTGTTATGGATCAGCATACGCTTTCACGCATAAAAGAAATTGATGATATTTTTTGTCTCATGCATCTTGAGGTATACAATACTTTATGCCTTCACTCCACAAGCAAAAGAAAACTACTTTCAGAGTCCGTTCTCTGTATAAAATGATTATTAAAGATCCGAAAGTATTAGAAAAAGGGTATATGTCATGAAACATGCTgtcaaagaaaatggaaaagtTATTGTTTATGAAGATCTTATAACACGATCAAGACATGTCTATTAAATAATCAATGTTTGTTACTTATAATAGATGGACCTctttgattacaaaaaaaaatatcgaaagaaacagaaatatataAGTAATCGGTGATTGTAAACCATGATGTAGACATGTCTAATAATCAATTTTTGTTGATATAATGGATAGACCTTTTTGACAAAACGGTatacgaagaaaaagaaatacataagTAATCGGTGATAGTAAACCAACTTGTTCAATATGCTGAAAGAAACTAAAAGCACAGGTTCTCTGAGGCAAAGAAAATGCTGGTGAATATGTTTAACATAAATTGTGCGAAGATAAAGTGCCTGCAGATGGGGATTATACAGAGGGTCTTGACTACAAATGCAGTCCAGAACGCTGTGTGTCCATTTTCCAAAAACAACTGAACATTTGGTCATGAACTAAGAGACTCGATTAAACAGTTAACGTGGAACTGAAAACAAGTACACGATTTTTGGAACTCGGTATTTGATTAATGAAACAAAAACTTGCAACTGCCTATAGTACTAACACTTTACACATTTAGATTTCGTGAATTTGGGTGCAAAATAACACGTGACTATTAATGCAAAATTTAACAATATTTTCAAACTTGTTTGCCTCTGGAAAGCAGCCAAGTGCAAGATACAAGACCCAAGAACATAACGTCCACGGTACAtgagtgtgtgcggtgtgtgttgacTTCTTTCCAGAGATTTTCTGAAGATATTCGTGCAATTTGAGAGCGACAAGATACTCACGATCAAGCACGTTCCTGCAATGACACTGCATGATATTTACAGTAAGTAAAATAAAGGGAGGgagtcggggagggggaggggtgagggcatTCACATTAAGTGATAGCATTGAAAACCGTTGCCAGATCCAAATGCGTATTGcaggcttaaaaaaaaatgtacactttGATTTTTACCTTGGATATATGCCATAACAGTGATGatggttttcgttgttgttttattgttcttgttgtttgaagGGACTTTagggttgtttgtttgctagCTGCTTGTAATTTGGAAGGGTCAATGAAAACAGAGGTCAGAACTTGGTGGACAGTGCATGTGCTTACAGTCTTAAATTGTACCTAATAGAATGGAGTACGTCCACGCAGCTGTGTTAAAATGTAAACATTTGTAATCTGCAAgggtagatatatatacatatatataaactacATAAAAAAAAGCGAAACCTTAAGAATTGCGCCGAAGAATACACGCTGAGAAGGACGCATAAAAGATACCCAGCAAAATTCACATGTCTTCAGCGGAATTATAGATGTGAAATGTCCAGGAGCTGGCTAACAATCAAGGTTTGTCTCCGTTGTACATGATACTTCATGTGACATGATTGATTTTTGTCCCCGCGAATGATACTGTTTTCAGTGCATTGTCAAGGATTTTTTGTTCTTCAAGTAACTTTGATATTGTGTTGCTAGTGGTGTTGATTTTGGTATTTCAGCTGACTTGTATATTGTGCTGCGGTTGTTGCCGGTTCTGTATTTCAAGTGACTTTGACTTTGTGTGGTAGGTGATGTTGGGGGCCAAATGGGACTATTTCTGGGCGCTAGTCTGCTGACGGTAGCAGAGGTCATGGAGTACGTCATCAGTCTTCTGTGGATCTCTGCCAGACGTTTGTGTTGCAAGGCGAAAGCAGTCACCTCATCCTGACGGCTTCAGAAGCATGCTTTCCACTCGTCCTGTTCTGACGCTGAGGCACCGTACTAttgttgcattaaaaaaaaatcaaagtagtTGCGTAGTgtacggtttgtttgttttttggtgtttttttttcttcttgtgaacCGATGTTGGGTCTAGAACTCGTTAAAATGGCCTCTGGAGTAGGATGAGCTTTATGTATAAAATTGCGAAGAAACAATTTGAACTTTTAATTACTATACATCTGTGTACATTTTCTCTTATTTGTCGGTTTAGTTGtgggtttgttattttgttgatgtttttgtttgtttcttcttcttatattttgCCGTCTGTCTTCTACGCATTGAATTGAAAGCTTTTAATGACCGAttttctttgaatctgtttttacAATTTTTGTAAGTTACTCATGTTCTATGTACGTATTACAAACCCTGAGATGAAAAGAGATGATGctcttaaaacaaaaacaaaaaaatacagtgtTTTGGGAACTTCGTGACTTTTATATAGTGTCATGATAACTTTATATTTTGAGTGCTGTGATGACTACGTGAACGTTCATAAGCTGCAGTGTTGCCATAACAACTTTTCATACAGTCGTGAGAGCTTCCTTAATGTTTTTTGCCTACAGTGTCGTGATAACTGCATGAACCTTTATACCATGAATTTCTGATGGTTTCGTGGTTATTTCATTAATTCTATAGGCTATAGTGTTGTGACAACTTTTCACTAACTTCCATGGGATTCTATGTCGTGATACCTTCACGGACTTCTTCAGGCTACAGTGTCACGATTACTTAAAGAACTATATTAGGTTACACTGCGTGATAACTTCATGAACCTTTACAGGCTATTGTGTTGTGAAAATTTCGTAAACATCCACAAGTTACAGCGCTGAAATGAATTCGTAAATTTTATCAGTCTAAAGCAAGACTCAAACTCGACCGTAATGACTATTTTTTTCCCA
The sequence above is a segment of the Babylonia areolata isolate BAREFJ2019XMU chromosome 19, ASM4173473v1, whole genome shotgun sequence genome. Coding sequences within it:
- the LOC143293685 gene encoding acid-sensing ion channel 1-like, encoding MRPQEEEETMKTEPPPVSKELADKTTTFMSETSLHGVKNVSQTERHRISRVSWLLAVLGMTCWLMYALTHQFMRYSDYPHTTSFQLTESKFSPLPAVSVCLKDPLDSQRLQQALPEPHLVIQFLKDRTNLNWSDPHVQQAMSNVTLQQVMDVASFSAREVVVSASTLLTSFNINEDIVTVDVLNDFPQRCYTFKGTKGKPFIEHSLGRLVKDSFTLYLRVPQATIIPFDEVGGVVVSIHNQGELFPGTDRTDAAFGTSVSVKFSATKFDFLPSPYNSMEGQNCLDLNTDSQPPFTPYSFASCVWKRMNDPTTSACGCRTLGDDENVDLPNCTLLQMHECFLPALSLAAVAELASSPCLSECQMTRLETKVSSVPFTAERMAQLPMDINLTSVDFLKIFVQFESDKILTIKHVPAMTLHDIYSDVGGQMGLFLGASLLTVAEVMEYVISLLWISARRLCCKAKAVTSS